In Drosophila santomea strain STO CAGO 1482 chromosome 3L, Prin_Dsan_1.1, whole genome shotgun sequence, a single window of DNA contains:
- the LOC120447902 gene encoding protein rhomboid translates to MLPLSGAPSQGRRPKNRPLIGTVEQGEMPPSTVLQMPPAPSSSKSGLVLGVCCDQLMAVQPVQRASGAAAAAAKSSSPDWGNQRAKHLEGAVTTIKWIPPFFIILATLLEILVFLWVGADPPEDSLLVYRPDQRLQLWRFLSYALLHASWLHLGYNVLTQLLFGVPLELVHGSLRTGIIYMAGVLAGSLGTSVVDSEVYLLGASGGVYALLAAQLASLLLNFGQMRHGVFQLMAVILFVFCDLGYALYSRELAMHQLQTRPSVSYIAHMTGALAGISVGLLLLRQLDGGLRPRPLRWLALGVWCLFSAFGIAFNLVNTVTAQLLAEEEGQVIRQHLMKDLGMG, encoded by the exons ATGCTCCCGCTAAGTGGGGCACCGTCACAAGGCAGACGCCCCAAAAATAGACCCCTCATCGGAACCGTGGAGCAGGGGGAGATGCCGCCCAGTACCGTGCTGCAAATGCCGCCGGCTCCGTCGTCGTCCAAATCCGGACTGGTGCTGGGCGTCTGCTGTGACCAGCTGATGGCGGTGCAGCCAGTGCAACGGGCAtccggagcagcagcagcagcagccaagaGCAGTTCTCCGGATTGGGGGAATCAGAGGGCGAAACATCTTGAAGGGGCTGTCACGACTATCAAGTGGATTCCGCCCTTTTTCATTATCCTTGCCACGCTCCTCGAG ATTCTCGTGTTTCTGTGGGTGGGTGCTGATCCGCCCGAGGATTCTCTTCTGGTGTATCGTCCTGACCAGCGCCTACAGCTCTGGAGATTCCTCAGCTATGCCCTACTCCACGCCAGTTGGCTCCATCTGGGATACAACGTGCTCACCCAGCTCCTATTCGGTGTGCCCTTGGAGCTGGTACATGGATCGCTGAGAACGGGGATCATTTACATGGCCGGAGTGTTGGCTGGCTCTTTGGGAACTTCGGTGGTGGACTCGGAGGTTTACCTGCTGGGAGCCAGTGGAGGAGTGTATGCCTTGCTGGCCGCACAACTGGCGAGTCTTTTGCTCAACTTTGGTCAGATGCGACACGGCGTTTTCCAGCTAATGGCTGTGATTTTGTTCG TTTTCTGCGATTTGGGGTATGCCCTCTACTCAAGAGAACTGGCGATGCACCAACTGCAGACACGACCCTCGGTCTCCTATATCGCCCACATGACCGGAGCTCTGGCCGGGATCAGTGTGGgtctgctgctcctccggcaGTTGGATGGTGGGctgcgaccacgcccactccgcTGGCTGGCCCTGGGCGTATGGTGCCTATTCAGCGCCTTCGGAATCGCCTTTAATCTGGTCAACACGGTGACAGCTCAACTCCTGGCCGAGGAGGAGGGTCAGGTGATAAGGCAGCACCTGATGAAGGACCTCGGAATGGGATGA
- the LOC120448898 gene encoding protein sneaky isoform X2 — translation MYKRRNTIVSSEEETENCTGKRLINLYSRNYNSNLDLVESGKYRDSTSEGDAPIYPLNPPIDSEDPEPEDDLAEGYKKSLSECQNNALLYVIGGYIVGLLLVLMWYYRNPKEACKDLNGRWIFIVLVTLLIIILVRRRPARCIAVLCLSSLSSSQFRTLVIALAFLVAFSGPIKNIIHNICILANTLACGQNVLIQALKLMQRIINDPSHSVEEAFKTTLAQVCRLMNKLDKLLLNLERPIAQIHATYKTCTEWLLLQKDHYEYKMGTPYSRCMKAGNLSIAQCKREFGVKKKECCNLELFYWFCESLKTFKSFFDDNLQWSLMVIKEIFQRQFTPNKDHINEQDVNEKLEAQRQKLYFVLFLIDLIIFILLLAIIHQSLSFWLRYLSNEQYENVYITEAFENYDDKYYHTMGVRALPLSNFEENKYVKINSMRLLPKEYDTIYRSLTFLWITGIQLFCICFVDYSLYSMLTLMFYHGHMIEDVKPLAYKKIVIIGGGKTGDILRDLVRAFEPRTFKINNQRCLPVPGHPKYLRYVWIFLLYLLAWFMVFWEPYGLRQRHRTMMYFYPEESRRRVYDLHRIILHERKHLFKAKCREARFLNAFKNIHQFESYVTWIHPRLNWCLSCCTVSFIRRCCTICNKPLNKSDNVPCGWPNCRGIYCTTCSQDSHNKCVLCSSEYEDELLEHGNFSGNDSEICSVDNSYPQQRYKKI, via the exons ATGTACAAACGAAGGAATACAATAGTTAGTTCTGAGGAAGAGACAGAGAATTGCACTGGAAAACGTCTTATCAACTTATACAGTAGGAATTACAACTCTAACCTGGACCTGGTCGAGTCTGGGAAATACCGGGATTCCACCTCCGAAGGAGATGCACCTATCTATCCGTTAAACCCGCCAATAGATTCCGAGGATCCTGAACCAGAAGACGACCTTGCAGAGGGATACAAAAAATCACTTTCAGAATGTCAAAACAACGCATTGCTTTATGTTATAGGAGGATATATTGTCGGACTACTATTGGTACTAATGTGGTACTATAGGAATCCCAAAGAGGCCTGCAAGGACCTTAATGGAAGATGGATTTTCATCGTCTTGGTTACCTTACTAATTATTATATTGGTTCGGCGACGTCCAGCAAG GTGCATTGCAGTGTTATGCCTTTCAAGCTTATCAAGCAGTCAATTTCGGACATTGGTTATTGCATTAGCTTTCTTGGTGGCTTTTTCGGGacctataaaaaatataatccacaacatttgcattttggcgAATACTCTCGCCTGTGGGCAAAATGTGCTAATACAGGCTCTAAAGCTTATGCAACGCATTATAAATGATCCCTCCCATTCAGTGGAGGAGGCATTCAAGACAACGTTGGCCCAAGTATGCAGACTCATGAATAAATTGGATAAACTTTTGCTGAATCTGGAGAGGCCCATTGCACAAATAC ATGCCACCTATAAGACCTGCACAGAATGGTTACTCTTGCAGAAGGATCACTATGAGTACAAGATGGGTACTCCCTACAGCCGCTGCATGAAGGCGGGTAACTTGAGTATTGCACAATGCAAGAGAGAGTTTGGAGTAAAAAAGAAAGAGTGCTGTAACCTAGAACTCTTTTATTGGTTCTGTGAAAGTCTCAAGACATTTAAAAGTTTCTTCGATGATAATCTACAATGGTCTCTGATGGTCATCAAGGAAATATTTCAAC GTCAATTTACCCCTAACAAAGATCACATAAACGAACAAGATGTAAACGAGAAACTAGAGGCACAGAGACAAAAGTTATATTTCGTGTTATTTTTGATCGATTTGATTATCTTCATACTCTTGCTCGCTATAATACATCAATCACTGAGCTTTTGGCTGCGCTACTTAAGCAATGAACAATATGAAAATGTCTATATAACAGAGGCTTTTGAGAACTATGACGACAAGTACTATCATACAATGGGTGTAAGAGCCTTGCCCTTAAGCAATTTCGAAGAGAACAAATATGTGAAG ATAAACTCAATGCGACTGCTGCCCAAGGAATATGATACTATTTATCGTTCATTGACTTTCTTGTGGATCACAGGAATACAGCTTTTCTGCATCTGTTTTGTGGACTACAGTCTTTATAGTATGCTAACTTTGATGTTCTATCATGGACATATGATTGAAGATGTTAAAC CTCTTGCCTATAAAAAGATTGTCATTATCGGCGGAGGTAAAACTGGCGACATTCTACGAGATCTGGTTCGGGCATTTGAGCCgagaacttttaaaataaataatcaacgGTGTCTACCGGTTCCAGGTCATCCAAAATACCTCCGATATGTGTGGATCTTTTTGCTATATTTGCTGGCCTGGTTCATGGTTTTTTGGGAGCCATATGGCCTCCGCCAAAGACACCGTACTATGATGTACTTTTATCCAGAGGAATCAAGGCGCAGGGTTTATGACTTGCACCGAATCATATTACATGAAAGAA aacatttatttaaagcaaaatGTCGGGAAGCACGTTTCTTAAACGCCTTTAAGAATATCCATCAATTTGAATCGTATGTTACGTGGATTCATCCTCGTCTAAACTG GTGTCTTAGTTGTTGTACGGTATCTTTTATTAGAAGATGCTGCACCATTTGCAATAAACCACTGAACAA ATCTGATAATGTTCCCTGTGGCTGGCCAAACTGCAGAGGTATCTACTGTACAACGTGCTCTCAAGACAGCCACAATAAATGTGTATTATGCAGTTCCGAATACGAAGATGAACTTTTGGAACATGG GAACTTTTCTGGAAATGACTCTGAAATCTGCAGCGTTGATAACAGTTATCCCCAGCAGCGTTATAAGAAAATATAG
- the LOC120448898 gene encoding protein sneaky isoform X3 produces the protein MYKRRNTIVSSEEETENCTGKRLINLYSRNYNSNLDLVESGKYRDSTSEGDAPIYPLNPPIDSEDPEPEDDLAEGYKKSLSECQNNALLYVIGGYIVGLLLVLMWYYRNPKEACKDLNGRWIFIVLVTLLIIILVRRRPARCIAVLCLSSLSSSQFRTLVIALAFLVAFSGPIKNIIHNICILANTLACGQNVLIQALKLMQRIINDPSHSVEEAFKTTLAQVCRLMNKLDKLLLNLERPIAQIHATYKTCTEWLLLQKDHYEYKMGTPYSRCMKAGNLSIAQCKREFGVKKKECCNLELFYWFCESLKTFKSFFDDNLQWSLMVIKEIFQRLQLCSMKIRYNFISTISFDHSLKFNSTGQFTPNKDHINEQDVNEKLEAQRQKLYFVLFLIDLIIFILLLAIIHQSLSFWLRYLSNEQYENVYITEAFENYDDKYYHTMGVRALPLSNFEENKYVKINSMRLLPKEYDTIYRSLTFLWITGIQLFCICFVDYSLYSMLTLMFYHGHMIEDVKPLAYKKIVIIGGGKTGDILRDLVIQNTSDMCGSFCYICWPGSWFFGSHMASAKDTVL, from the exons ATGTACAAACGAAGGAATACAATAGTTAGTTCTGAGGAAGAGACAGAGAATTGCACTGGAAAACGTCTTATCAACTTATACAGTAGGAATTACAACTCTAACCTGGACCTGGTCGAGTCTGGGAAATACCGGGATTCCACCTCCGAAGGAGATGCACCTATCTATCCGTTAAACCCGCCAATAGATTCCGAGGATCCTGAACCAGAAGACGACCTTGCAGAGGGATACAAAAAATCACTTTCAGAATGTCAAAACAACGCATTGCTTTATGTTATAGGAGGATATATTGTCGGACTACTATTGGTACTAATGTGGTACTATAGGAATCCCAAAGAGGCCTGCAAGGACCTTAATGGAAGATGGATTTTCATCGTCTTGGTTACCTTACTAATTATTATATTGGTTCGGCGACGTCCAGCAAG GTGCATTGCAGTGTTATGCCTTTCAAGCTTATCAAGCAGTCAATTTCGGACATTGGTTATTGCATTAGCTTTCTTGGTGGCTTTTTCGGGacctataaaaaatataatccacaacatttgcattttggcgAATACTCTCGCCTGTGGGCAAAATGTGCTAATACAGGCTCTAAAGCTTATGCAACGCATTATAAATGATCCCTCCCATTCAGTGGAGGAGGCATTCAAGACAACGTTGGCCCAAGTATGCAGACTCATGAATAAATTGGATAAACTTTTGCTGAATCTGGAGAGGCCCATTGCACAAATAC ATGCCACCTATAAGACCTGCACAGAATGGTTACTCTTGCAGAAGGATCACTATGAGTACAAGATGGGTACTCCCTACAGCCGCTGCATGAAGGCGGGTAACTTGAGTATTGCACAATGCAAGAGAGAGTTTGGAGTAAAAAAGAAAGAGTGCTGTAACCTAGAACTCTTTTATTGGTTCTGTGAAAGTCTCAAGACATTTAAAAGTTTCTTCGATGATAATCTACAATGGTCTCTGATGGTCATCAAGGAAATATTTCAAC GCTTGCAGTTATGCTCCATGAAAATCAGATATAATTTTATAAGCACCATTAGTTTTGATCATAGCTTGAAATTTAATTCAACAGGTCAATTTACCCCTAACAAAGATCACATAAACGAACAAGATGTAAACGAGAAACTAGAGGCACAGAGACAAAAGTTATATTTCGTGTTATTTTTGATCGATTTGATTATCTTCATACTCTTGCTCGCTATAATACATCAATCACTGAGCTTTTGGCTGCGCTACTTAAGCAATGAACAATATGAAAATGTCTATATAACAGAGGCTTTTGAGAACTATGACGACAAGTACTATCATACAATGGGTGTAAGAGCCTTGCCCTTAAGCAATTTCGAAGAGAACAAATATGTGAAG ATAAACTCAATGCGACTGCTGCCCAAGGAATATGATACTATTTATCGTTCATTGACTTTCTTGTGGATCACAGGAATACAGCTTTTCTGCATCTGTTTTGTGGACTACAGTCTTTATAGTATGCTAACTTTGATGTTCTATCATGGACATATGATTGAAGATGTTAAAC CTCTTGCCTATAAAAAGATTGTCATTATCGGCGGAGGTAAAACTGGCGACATTCTACGAGATCTG GTCATCCAAAATACCTCCGATATGTGTGGATCTTTTTGCTATATTTGCTGGCCTGGTTCATGGTTTTTTGGGAGCCATATGGCCTCCGCCAAAGACACCGTACTATGA
- the LOC120448898 gene encoding protein sneaky isoform X1 — MYKRRNTIVSSEEETENCTGKRLINLYSRNYNSNLDLVESGKYRDSTSEGDAPIYPLNPPIDSEDPEPEDDLAEGYKKSLSECQNNALLYVIGGYIVGLLLVLMWYYRNPKEACKDLNGRWIFIVLVTLLIIILVRRRPARCIAVLCLSSLSSSQFRTLVIALAFLVAFSGPIKNIIHNICILANTLACGQNVLIQALKLMQRIINDPSHSVEEAFKTTLAQVCRLMNKLDKLLLNLERPIAQIHATYKTCTEWLLLQKDHYEYKMGTPYSRCMKAGNLSIAQCKREFGVKKKECCNLELFYWFCESLKTFKSFFDDNLQWSLMVIKEIFQRLQLCSMKIRYNFISTISFDHSLKFNSTGQFTPNKDHINEQDVNEKLEAQRQKLYFVLFLIDLIIFILLLAIIHQSLSFWLRYLSNEQYENVYITEAFENYDDKYYHTMGVRALPLSNFEENKYVKINSMRLLPKEYDTIYRSLTFLWITGIQLFCICFVDYSLYSMLTLMFYHGHMIEDVKPLAYKKIVIIGGGKTGDILRDLVRAFEPRTFKINNQRCLPVPGHPKYLRYVWIFLLYLLAWFMVFWEPYGLRQRHRTMMYFYPEESRRRVYDLHRIILHERKHLFKAKCREARFLNAFKNIHQFESYVTWIHPRLNWCLSCCTVSFIRRCCTICNKPLNKSDNVPCGWPNCRGIYCTTCSQDSHNKCVLCSSEYEDELLEHGNFSGNDSEICSVDNSYPQQRYKKI; from the exons ATGTACAAACGAAGGAATACAATAGTTAGTTCTGAGGAAGAGACAGAGAATTGCACTGGAAAACGTCTTATCAACTTATACAGTAGGAATTACAACTCTAACCTGGACCTGGTCGAGTCTGGGAAATACCGGGATTCCACCTCCGAAGGAGATGCACCTATCTATCCGTTAAACCCGCCAATAGATTCCGAGGATCCTGAACCAGAAGACGACCTTGCAGAGGGATACAAAAAATCACTTTCAGAATGTCAAAACAACGCATTGCTTTATGTTATAGGAGGATATATTGTCGGACTACTATTGGTACTAATGTGGTACTATAGGAATCCCAAAGAGGCCTGCAAGGACCTTAATGGAAGATGGATTTTCATCGTCTTGGTTACCTTACTAATTATTATATTGGTTCGGCGACGTCCAGCAAG GTGCATTGCAGTGTTATGCCTTTCAAGCTTATCAAGCAGTCAATTTCGGACATTGGTTATTGCATTAGCTTTCTTGGTGGCTTTTTCGGGacctataaaaaatataatccacaacatttgcattttggcgAATACTCTCGCCTGTGGGCAAAATGTGCTAATACAGGCTCTAAAGCTTATGCAACGCATTATAAATGATCCCTCCCATTCAGTGGAGGAGGCATTCAAGACAACGTTGGCCCAAGTATGCAGACTCATGAATAAATTGGATAAACTTTTGCTGAATCTGGAGAGGCCCATTGCACAAATAC ATGCCACCTATAAGACCTGCACAGAATGGTTACTCTTGCAGAAGGATCACTATGAGTACAAGATGGGTACTCCCTACAGCCGCTGCATGAAGGCGGGTAACTTGAGTATTGCACAATGCAAGAGAGAGTTTGGAGTAAAAAAGAAAGAGTGCTGTAACCTAGAACTCTTTTATTGGTTCTGTGAAAGTCTCAAGACATTTAAAAGTTTCTTCGATGATAATCTACAATGGTCTCTGATGGTCATCAAGGAAATATTTCAAC GCTTGCAGTTATGCTCCATGAAAATCAGATATAATTTTATAAGCACCATTAGTTTTGATCATAGCTTGAAATTTAATTCAACAGGTCAATTTACCCCTAACAAAGATCACATAAACGAACAAGATGTAAACGAGAAACTAGAGGCACAGAGACAAAAGTTATATTTCGTGTTATTTTTGATCGATTTGATTATCTTCATACTCTTGCTCGCTATAATACATCAATCACTGAGCTTTTGGCTGCGCTACTTAAGCAATGAACAATATGAAAATGTCTATATAACAGAGGCTTTTGAGAACTATGACGACAAGTACTATCATACAATGGGTGTAAGAGCCTTGCCCTTAAGCAATTTCGAAGAGAACAAATATGTGAAG ATAAACTCAATGCGACTGCTGCCCAAGGAATATGATACTATTTATCGTTCATTGACTTTCTTGTGGATCACAGGAATACAGCTTTTCTGCATCTGTTTTGTGGACTACAGTCTTTATAGTATGCTAACTTTGATGTTCTATCATGGACATATGATTGAAGATGTTAAAC CTCTTGCCTATAAAAAGATTGTCATTATCGGCGGAGGTAAAACTGGCGACATTCTACGAGATCTGGTTCGGGCATTTGAGCCgagaacttttaaaataaataatcaacgGTGTCTACCGGTTCCAGGTCATCCAAAATACCTCCGATATGTGTGGATCTTTTTGCTATATTTGCTGGCCTGGTTCATGGTTTTTTGGGAGCCATATGGCCTCCGCCAAAGACACCGTACTATGATGTACTTTTATCCAGAGGAATCAAGGCGCAGGGTTTATGACTTGCACCGAATCATATTACATGAAAGAA aacatttatttaaagcaaaatGTCGGGAAGCACGTTTCTTAAACGCCTTTAAGAATATCCATCAATTTGAATCGTATGTTACGTGGATTCATCCTCGTCTAAACTG GTGTCTTAGTTGTTGTACGGTATCTTTTATTAGAAGATGCTGCACCATTTGCAATAAACCACTGAACAA ATCTGATAATGTTCCCTGTGGCTGGCCAAACTGCAGAGGTATCTACTGTACAACGTGCTCTCAAGACAGCCACAATAAATGTGTATTATGCAGTTCCGAATACGAAGATGAACTTTTGGAACATGG GAACTTTTCTGGAAATGACTCTGAAATCTGCAGCGTTGATAACAGTTATCCCCAGCAGCGTTATAAGAAAATATAG
- the LOC120448846 gene encoding uncharacterized protein LOC120448846 gives MIYCPATGKDVAAVCQSFSLSLPSKATANSIRVDHPESQTNCCFFASWQEVLGPQKPISSAGLLFFCLVTRSGARVANRSRKSSGAGSEEGQVDHSLIFFGSRQQFDDDLCLMKGRVSGQTTQRQTQPGEARCQTCNWRQWPPPADQDQDQVIFSFDICKVDHQIDSIDRLLFLGQFLVILSLAWWGITI, from the exons ATGATTTACTGCCCGGCGACTGGGAAGGATGTAGCTGCCGTTTGTCAAAG TTTTAGCCTTTCATTGCCATCGAAAGCGACGGCCAACAGCATCCGAGTGGACCACCCAGAGAGTCAAACAAACTGCTGTTTTTTCGCATCCTGGCAGGAGGTCCTTGGCCCCCAGAAACCCATCTCCTCCGCTGGCTTGCTCTTCTTTTGTTTGGTAACTCGATCGGGCGCACGCGTGGCCAACCGAAGTCGCAAGAGCTCAGGAGCAGGATCAGAAGAGGGCCAAGTGGATCACTCTCTGATCTTTTTCGGCAGTCGCCAGCAGTTTGATGATGATTTGTGTCTGATGAAAGGGAGGGTTTCGGGGCAGACGACCCAAAGGCAGACGCAGCCAGGTGAGGCCAGGTGTCAAACGTGTAACTGGAGACAGTGGCCACCGCCTGcggatcaggatcaggatcaggtCATCTTTAGTTTTGACATATGCAAAGTGGACCACCAAATCGACTCCATCGACCGTCTGCTGTTTTTGGGTCAGTTTTTGGTAATACTCTCTTTGGCTTGGTGGGGTATAACGATTTAA
- the LOC120448435 gene encoding LOW QUALITY PROTEIN: uncharacterized protein LOC120448435 (The sequence of the model RefSeq protein was modified relative to this genomic sequence to represent the inferred CDS: inserted 2 bases in 1 codon): MRLGRYVFVFLLCSIEFLLCTAKLSLHSHYSNDGKNSQNKKFYVNGPSCKMPEMDPFSADIMKFFKRKQFRKCSTDKDLVVSEFDTDLRQYRIKVDENLAAXLKKFDNATLKCTYQVIGRIKKSSFPDKEFSLSNAEPLSQSFLVPKTIDYIFTECHAVRENTELKLLQKDAFLFVQDRLKHRQKDPEDPPPDVESKPNVIILGIDSTSRMNLRRSMPKVHKFLQRPGWFEMQGYNEVGENTLLNLLALLTGNAEEKAQLNGQFRRSGFIDKLKYIWQLFKQNGYMTAFGEDCGKINTFNNHNSGFEKQPVDYYLRNFIVALETILKTRRQFGNVFCLGRKLGFKYLFEFAKQFLQRFQNAAPVFGIFWSNSFTHEDFLGATALDQVFLEYLLLYDKLGFFDRSIVMVMSDHGYRYGVTRQRSKSGYQEERLPIMFIYVPPWFRKRYPQYVENLKINQNRLSSSFDLHLTLHHLLQLNATSMADFSPKLQSTQCKSCQSLFFQLPYDRNCSQAGIGEKWCSCEPTETETNQVLIRKVAREVVRHMNEHLRNRNLTKLCQNYTLKKVLYMDGKLAPTDDSLEDDQLHPYIVTFDTNPTSAHFVATVQWNTEKETLTMNVDELSRLESYEKHSKCTRDPIVKKYCICKSFK, encoded by the exons ATGAGGCTAGGGAGATATGTCTTCGTCTTCCTACTGTGTAGTATTGAGTTTTTGCTATGCACAGCCAAATTGAGCCTGCATTCCCACTATTCGAATGATGGAAAAAATtcgcaaaacaaaaagttttaCGTAAACGGTCCGTCGTGCAAGATGCCCGAAATGGATCCTTTTTCCGCTGACATTATGAAGTTCTTTAAACGAAAGCAGTTCAGAAAGTGTAGCACTGATAAAGATTTGGTAGTAAGTGAATTCGACACGGACCTACGACAATACAGGATCAAAGTTGATGAGAATTTAGCAGC TTTGAAAAAGTTCGATAATGCCACACTCAAGTGCACATATCAGGTGATAGGCCGCATTAAAAAATCTTCGTTTCCGGATAAAGAATTTAG TCTTTCCAATGCTGAACCCTTAAGTCAATCGTTTCTGGTACCAAAGACAATAGACTATATCTTTACGGAATGCCATGCCGTACGTGAAAACACTGAATTGAAGCTTCTTCAGAAGGACGCCTTTCTGTTTGTGCAGGATCGATTGAAGCACAGGCAGAAGGATCCAGAGGATCCTCCTCCAGATGTGGAGTCCAAGCCGAATGTGATCATCCTGGGCATTGACTCCACATCGCGCATGAACCTAAGACGCTCCATGCCCAAGGTGCATAAATTCCTGCAAAGACCAGGATGGTTTGAAATGCAGGGTTACAATGAGGTCGGTGAAAATACCCTGCTCAATCTGTTGGCCTTACTCACTGGAAATGCCGAGGAAAAAGCTCAATTGAATGGCCAATTTAGGCGCAGCGGATTTATTGACAAATTAAAGTACATCTGGCAGCTGTTTAAGCAGAATGGCTACATGACAGCTTTCGGAGAGGACTGCGGTAAGATCAACACATTTAACAACCACAATTCGGGTTTCGAGAAGCAGCCAGTGGATTACTATCTCCGAAACTTTATTGTGGCCTTGGAAACGATTTTAAAGACCAGGCGCCAATTTGGAAATGTGTTCTGCCTTGGACGAAAGTTGGGTTTCAAATATCTATTTGAATTTGCGAAGCAGTTCTTGCAACGCTTTCAGAATGCAGCACCCGTTTTTGGAATCTTTTGGAGCAATAGTTTCACCCACGAGGATTTCCTGGGAGCCACTGCCTTGGATCAGGTGTTCTTGGAATACCTTTTGCTATACGACAAACTTGGCTTTTTCGATCGTTCAATAGTAATGGTAATGAGTGACCATGGCTATAGATACGGTGTGACTCGACAGCGTTCAAAATCGGGTTATCAGGAAGAACGTCTTCCTATAATGTTCATATATGTGCCGCCCTGGTTCAGAAAGAGATATCCCCAGTATGTGGAAAACCTGAAGATCAACCAGAATCGTCTGTCCTCAAGCTTTGATCTTCACCTGACCCTGCACCATCTGCTCCAGCTAAATGCCACCTCTATGGCGGATTTCAGTCCCAAGCTTCAGTCAACACAGTGTAAAAGCTGTCAATCCCTGTTCTTCCAACTTCCGTATGATAGGAATTGTTCTCAAGCGGGAATCGGGGAAAAGTGGTGTTCCTGTGAACCCACTGAAACGGAGACCAACCAGGTTCTCATTAGAAAAGTGGCTCGGGAGGTGGTGCGGCATATGAATGAGCATTTGCGAAATCGAAATCTTACTAAGCTTTGCCAGAATTATACTTTGAAGAAGGTCCTTTACATGGATGGCAAACTCGCACCTACCGACGACTCTCTCGAGGACGATCAGCTGCACCCCTACATAGTCACATTCGACACGAATCCGACTTCGGCGCATTTCGTGGCCACTGTACAGTGGAACACGGAGAAGGAAACCTTGACTATGAATGTGGACGAGCTGAGTCGCTTGGAGTCCTACGAGAAGCACAGCAAGTGCACAAGAGATCCGATAGTCAAGAAGTATTGTATATGCAAGTCATTTAAATAG
- the LOC120448436 gene encoding uncharacterized protein LOC120448436: MCHPAMRRNGGVFASADRGNCPSLDCHQLRKTVAMNGNSDNECCILPNTVYRVPGGDKHSEWTSASVMDYTHPPGKWRQNAWENESARRLHHVHIQNSDGA; this comes from the exons ATGTGTCATCCCGCGATGAGACGGAATGGAGGAGTCTTCGCCAGCGCTGATCGCGGCAATTGCCCGTCCCTTGATTGCCATCAATTGCGCAAAACAGTCGCCATGAATGGGAACTCGGACAATGAGTGCTGCATATTACCGAATACCGTATACCGAGTACCGGGCGGTGATAAGCACAGCGAGTGGACAAGTGCGTCAGTGATGGATTACACTCATCCGCCGGGCAAGTGGCGCCAAAATGCGTGGGAGAATGAGTCAGCCCGGAGATTGCATCATGTTCACATACAA AACTCGGATGGCGCCTAG